GCCCGAGCAGGACGACGTCCGCCAAGGGGTGATCGCCTATAAGATCGCGGCCCACGCGGCCGACTTGGCCCGACACCGCCCCGGCGCCCGCGATCGCGACGATGCCCTGTCACGGGCTCGCTTCGCGTTCGACTGGAACGAGCAGTTCCGTCTGTCGCTCGACCCGGAAACGGCCCGCCGGATGCACGACGAAACGCTGCCACAGGACACGTTCAAAAGCGCCCACTTCTGCAGCATGTGCGGTCCGAAATATTGCTCGATGAAGATCACCGAGCAAATCCGCGAAATGGCAGCCGAATCACCGCTGACGCCGGAAGTAGTGGAGTTGGCGATCCAGGGCCAACAGAAAGCGTAGACGGCTGGAGTTTTCGGCGGGTACAACTTCGTTTTACGATGGCGTGTCGTCGCCGATCCCCGTCGGTCATGCGGTTAGAAAATGACATTTCCCGCAACTCTGCTCAGTTCATTGCGCGACGGAAAAGTTATTCCGTTTGTTGGCGCAGGTGTTTCGCGCGCGCTCCTCGATATCGATGGGATGCCGCTATTTCCAACTTGGAGCGAGCTCCTGGATCGTGCGGCGGACCGCCTGGACAAAGAAGGTAAGGCCGACTATGCATCGCTCGTGAGAAGTCTTATTAGGATCGATAAGCCAAATTTTCTCGACGCCGCAAAGTACGCAAAGGATGGATTGGAAGCGAACTGGTTTTCGTTCTTAAAAGACCAGTTGGATTATCCTCGGGATGCAGTGCTCAATCAGTCGCTCGACCTTCCGCAATCGATTTGGCGACTCGGCAGTAACCTAGTTCTGACAACGAACTACGACCGCGCAATGACGTGGGCGCACTCGCGCCCAGAGGATCTCTCGCGCTGGAACATCGAATCGCCAGCCGAGCAAGCGGCGATGGCTCGGTCAGGTTTGTCTCGTCCGGTTGTCTGGCATCTCCACGGCACTATCGAGGATGCCGCACGAATTATATTAACCCCAGATGGGTACAGCCGCTTGTATCCGTCAAAAGACACCGAAGCTTTGTACACAGCGGCAATGACGTCTTTGCGATCGTTGTTGACGAGCCAGTCGCTTCTTTTCATAGGATTCAGCTTTACTGACTCATTTCTTGGGACGACCCTTCGCGGTGTCTCTGAGTCGTTTGCCAACGCAAATGGCCCGCATTATGCACTCGTACATCGTGATAACTCACAGGCACAGAGTGATGCTCGCCGATGCGGTGTGCAGGTAATCACCTTTTCCGATTACGGTGAGCCATTGCTGCAAGCTGTTTCTGAGCTGGCCGCGGCGGCCGCGGAAACTCGGTCTTTGGTTATGGCCAATGCTGCTCATCCAACTGATGCCCCGGCCGAGGTTGAGCCTGTTTGTTTCGATGACGTTTGTGATACACCACCTCCAACGGGAACGTGGGTAGGTCGCGAACTTGAGCTTAAGCTTTTGGCTAATCGAAACGCGAAGGCGATCGCAATAACAGGGATTGGCGGACAAGGTAAGTCGACTCTTGTAGCGAAGTATCTAGCGATTTCGGGGGCTGAATACCAATTTGTTGACTGGCGAGACTGTAAGGAGCAGGACGACACGCTACAGACGCACTTGGTGCGGATCGTAGAGCGTCTGTCGAGGGGGCGGAGCTGCGCTGCGGATCTGGCATCCGAAACCATTGAGTCTGTCGTCAGATTATTTTTAGATTTAGCGGTTTCGGTTCGTGGCATTTTCGTCTTCGACAATGTTGACCATTACATCGATTTGCAGACGTCTCAGGCTGTTAAAGGAATGCACGCCCTTATTCAAGGGATATTGAAAACACCCAGCGCCTCGCGATTTGTCTTCACAGCACGCCCGAAACTCCGATATGATTCTTCCGAGTTTGTTTACATCGAGCTAAAGGGCCTAACTATCGACGATGCGAAGGAGCTTTTTGCGGCAAGAGGTGTTCAAATCGCTGTCGGAGATTTGGGCGAATTGCACGACCTGTTGCAGGGGCATCCACTTTGGATTGCGTTGATCGCGAATCAGGTGGTGACGAATCGCATAAAAATTCCCGTTCTGATAAGCCGCATCAAAAACGGCCGCGATGCAGAGCTTCCTACGACGATGCTCCGAGAGATCTGGAGAGGCTTAAGATCGAAACAGCAGCGTCTCCTTAGGTATCTTGCCGAACTCGTTCGTCCTGAGACCGTCGCGCAACTTGAGGAACTTGTCGCGCATGAGTTCTCTTGCAATCAGTTTAGGGCGACGCTTGAGAGGTTGAAAACGCTCGATCTAGTTGTGATCAAATCGCCCAATGTCGGCGCCGATACGGTTGAGCTTCATCCTCTAGTTCGCGAGTTCATACGTCGAGAGTTTCCTCGGGGCGAACGCAATCGATTTATATCCGCGATCCTCGTTTACTTTGACAAGATTATAGTAAAGCTTCGTCCTTCGCTTTCTCGGAGGCCGACATTTGATACGCTTCAATATTGGACAGCCAAAGTCGAGTTACTCGTTAACAGTGGTAACTACCACGATGGTCTCTTGGTTTTATATGAAGCGGCGAACGCACTCGTTTTTGGTGGCTTTTCGGAAGACTTCGTCCGGCTTGCCAATAGCGTGCTGTCGATCTTGAACTGGAGCGATTCCGAGGTTGTTGACAGCATCGCGTTTGAATATACGTGCGAAAACCTCGTTGAGGTTCTTTCGCAACTCGGAAGATTCGATGAGGCAGAGTTTGAGCTAGCACGATTCGAGCGTACAACGGCCGGTGCGACCGCGAGATACATTTGCGTTTGTCGCCTACGTGTTTATTTATATTGGAGCAAAGGAGAGTTCGACCTTGCGAAGGAGTGGGGGCGGCGCGGCGTGGCATTGAAAATCGAAAGCCATCTTGATACGCGCCACGATTGTGGGCACGAGCTTGCGCTTGCGCAGCGAGACTCCGGTGAGAGAGAAAATGCGCTGAAGTATTTCCTTAGAGGCGTAGCGCTTGAAGAGGTCCTTAATCCGGCACATCTCGATGCATCCCGGGGTGGAGATTTTTACGGAAATGTTGGACGCACGCTGCAACTGATGGGTAGGGACGATGAGGCGATGATCGCAATCATCAAGTCGGCGTGGATTCTTGAGTACGATGAACGCCCTATGCGAATTAACGTTGCTTGGGCATCGGAGTGGCTTGGTGAGCTTCTCGAGAGAAAAGGCAATCGAAACTCGGCGTACGTCTGTTTTCGAAGGGCTGCTGCCAAGTGGAAGGGCATATCTCCTTATCGAGCGCAAGACGCTATTGACGCTGCGGAGCGACTTGGGCCTATTGTCGATGGTGCCCTCGCTGCTGTGGGCGATGAGCAAATTGAGCATAAGTATCTGGTGTGGCTTGAGGGGGAGAAGCGGTTCTAGCGTTAGATTTCGCGCACGATTGAACGACGGACGACTTATCGCCGTTAAGCAGGGTGATAGCGTGCAATTGGAGGGCGAATGCCGAGCAAATTGCGCTGAACTTCTTCGCTCCGCGTTTTATCGCGGGCGCTCGATAGAGAACTAATTGAACGAATAGGCACGCTGGTTCTTCCGAGCCTTACTTCCGAGTTGCAATTGCTGCGCCACCTCATCTCCCCTTGACCAATCCACCCTGGGCCGCGATACAGTAGCCTTAGCGCGACCACTGTCACTGCTCGGAGCCCATACCCATGCTGTCCAAAAACGTCCAACAGGCCATAAACGAGCAGATCAACGCTGAGTTTAGCTCGTCGTATACCTACCTGGCGATGTCCATTTTCTGCCAGCGCCAGAACTTTCTCGGTTGTGCCCATTGGTTGCGGATGCAGGCCGAGGAAGAGAATGGGCATGGGATGCGGCTGTTAGACTTCCTGCTGGCCCGCGATGGCGAGGCGGCCTTGAAGACGTTAGCTGAGCCCGCGGTCGGTTTCGCCTCGATCGCGTCGGTTTTCGAGCAGGCCCTGGACCAGGAGCAGCACGTCAGCAAGAAGATTGACGACCTGTACGAGTTGGCATTGAAGGAGAAGGCGTTCTCAGCCCTGGTCGAGCTGCAATGGTTCATCGCCGAGCAGGTCGAAGAGGAAGAAACGGCCCGTGAGATCGTCGCCAAGTTCCACCTAGTGAAGAACGACCCGGCGGCGCTGTTGGATATCGACCGGGAAATGGGCGTTCGCGTAAAGGCCGAGGGGGGTAACGGCCGCCGATTTAGCGGACGCGGCTAGCCAGCCGCGGTTAGGGACGATGGCGTCGGTGACGCCGGCGTTGGGTGCGCTGTGCGCACCGGGATTTACGTGCTTGTCATGAGTGCAGCGCGCGATTCAGCGGCGCGTAACGGGGCTTGCCGTCAGGTCGGATTCGTGGTGCCCACAGGGCACCCTACGACATCGGCGCAGAAGTTTTCGCATGTGCTGCGCAGGGCGCCTTCTGTTGCGCGGTCGAGGCATCTTCTTCCCGTTGAATTTCTCGCCGCGCAATGGTATTTGTTGCGGGCTCGTGGGAATGGGACGCCCCTAATCGCTATCAGAAAGGCCCGCGGATGAATCCGCTGTCGATATCGTGTCTGCTGTTCGTCTGCATTTTCGCATCGGCCATGTTTGGGATGATCGTGGCGCGGTCGTTGCCGCTGCATCATCTGCTGCCTGACTCGCGCGATTCGATCAAAGGGGGGCTGGGGCTGATTGCGTCGCTGACGGCGCTCGTCTTGGCCCTGGTGGTCGCAGCGGCCAAGGAGACGTACGACACTAACACGGCTACGGTCCGGCAAATGGCGGCAGATGGATTGCTGCTCGATCGATTGCTGTCGCTGTATGGCGATGGCACGATCGAGGAGCGGCACGCGTTGCGGCGCACGGCCGAGACGGCCTTGCACCGAATCTGGCCTGACGACATCGACGAGGAGACTTCTATCGCTCCCAAAGCGGCACAAGGGGATTTCGAAGCCTTGTACTTTGGCATCGCGCAGCTGAACCCCGAGAATGACGGTCAAAGGGCGATCAAGTCGCGGGCGCTCGACGTGACAACGGGTTTGGCGCAGACGCGATTCCGTCTGTTCTCGCAAAAAGAGAGCTCGATCCCACGACCGTTCCTGGTGATCCTGGTGTTCTGGCTGATGGTACTGCTGGGGGGAGCAGGGCTATTGGCGCCGCGGAATGCCACGACCGTGATTGTTCTATTGGTCAGCGCGCTGAGCGTGTCGTGCGCCCTATTTCTGGTGTTGGAGCTGGCGCACCCGTTCGACGGCATGATGCGCATCTCGAATTTGCCGCTGCGCGAAGCGATGGCCGAATTCGGCAAGTGACGTAGTTGGCGGCCGGAGGCCATGCTGCGTGCCATACTCGTGTTGAGTGCCGCGGCAGCCGCTCTAGACCCGGCCGGCTAGGCTGGCGACGACGGCCAGCAGTTCGCCGCTTTCGACCGGCTTGGCGATGTGGGCCTGGTAGCCGGCCACAATCGCCTTGCGGCGATCTTCGGCGCGGGCGTAGGCGGTCAGGGCGACGGCTGGCGTCTTCGTACGTTTCTGTGCAGCCTCGGCGGCCCGCAGTTGGCGGATAAAGGCAAATCCGTCCTGGCCCGGCATGCCGATGTCGGAAATGATGACGTCGAAGGTCGCATTCGCAAACGCCTCGAACGCTGCGTCGATCGTGCCAGCGATTTGCACCCGGCAGCCGGCCTCTTCGAGGATGCGCTTTACCAACTCGCGCGCATCCCGTTCGTCATCCAGCGCGAGCACGCGGACGTCGGTCAGATTCAAGGTGTCGGCATCGATTGGTCGCGGAGCGTGGCGCAAATTCGCAGAATTCCGTGGTTCGACCCGCCTGACGGCTCGCACGGGAATCGACACGACGAAGGTCGTGCCCAAGCCAATGCCGGGGCTGTGCGCGCGGACGGTACCGCCATGTAATTCAACGAGGTTGCGAACGATCGAAAGCCCCAGTCCTAGCCCACCGTGGGCACGGCTGGCCGATGAGTCGGCCTGGCGGAAACGATCGAAGATGTGGGGCAAAAACTCCGGTGCAATCCCCTGCCCCGTATCGGCGATGCTCAGTTCGATGTGTGAGCTGACGCGTTCGAGCACGACCTGAATCTTGCCGTCGCGCGGCGTGAATTTCACGGCGTTGGAAAGCAGGTTCCAAGCCACTTGCTGCAAACGGCCTGGATCGCCGGTGGTTTGCACGTCGACCAGCGGGTCGATCATTCGCTCGATTCGTACTCCCTTGGCTGACGAGGCCAGGGAGACCGTCTGGATTGCCGCCTCGACGATCGTGGGAAGGTGCATGTCTTGCAGGTTCAGGCTGAGCTTGCCGGAGATAATCCGGCTTACGTCCAGCAGATCTTCGATCATTTGCGCCTGGCTGCGTGCGTTGCGCTCGATGACGTCCAGGCCTTCGGCCAGCTCTTCGTGCAAACCTTCGCGCAGGGCCAGCAATTGAGCCCAGCCAAGAATGGCATTCAGCGGCGTGCGCAGTTCGTGCGACAGCGTGGCGACGAATTCATCCTTCATGCGGTTGAGCCGCTCGCTCTCGCTGCGCGCGGCGCGCTCGCTATCGAGCAGCTTTTCGCGCTCTTCGCTGGCCAGCCGCAGATCGACGTTGACGATTGCCAATTGCTCAGCCCGGCGCAGAAGCTGCCGCGTCAGGGCGTCGCGCAAGTGCCATGCGGCTTCGAGTTCCATCGGCGTCCAAGGGCGGCTTTTGCCACGCACTGTTTCTTTCCACAGCGCGAACGAGCCACGTGGGCTGAGGCGCACATCCTCGCCCGACTTGACGACGCTCTTCGCCGGGTCGCCGGCCCATTCGACCGTACGCACTCGCTCGCTGCGAAACCAGAGCAAGCGATGCGGGCGGACCGTGCCCAGCGAAATCGACAACACGCCGCTGGCCACGCTGCCAAGCAGGCCGGAGCCGAACGAACGTTGCAGATTGTCGGTGGCAAAGACATCGCCGGGTTGGTCTTCGGTCAACCACTGGGCAAGCTGCAGAATGTCTTGATCGCCGGGCGTTTGGCCGAGGCGGTGAACCGTATCGTCGACAACTACCGCAGCGCCGTCGGCGTAGACGAAGTTCAGCATGTTTGGCTGCGAATCGACCAGGGCCTTGGTCATGTCGTCCACGCGCTCGAGGTTGGCCGTCATCTTGGCGATTGTGCGACGCATTGAATCGCGGTAGCCGGTCAACTCGCGCTCTTCGGCCGCGCCGAGCGATAGTGACATCATTTGCCCCAGCAATTCGCAGGCTGTGCGCACGTCGTACGAGACAAAGCGCGGCGCATAGTGATGGCAGGCCACGAGCCCCCACAGCTTCTCGCCGCGCACCAGCGAGATCGACATCGAAGCGCCGACGCCCATGTTGCGCAGGTATTCGAGGTGGATCGGTGATACGCTCCGCAGCACCGAAAAGCTCATGTCTAAGGGAGCCGCCGCACCGGGGCTGGTTTCAGGCAGGATGCGCGCCGGGACATAATCGCGGTCAGCGATAAAGCGGAGCCAGTTCTTCGTGTACAGCTCGCGGGCCTGCTTGGGAATGTCGGAAGCCGGATAGTGCAATCCCAGGAACGGCTCTAAGTCGCCGCGTTTCGACTCGGCTACCACCTGGCCGTTCCACTCTTCGTCGAACCGATAGACCATGACACGGTCGAATCCGCTGATGCCGCGCACGTGGTCGGCGACAAGCCGGTGCAATTCGTCGACCGATTTCGCCAGGTTCAGCTTGGCGATTGCCCCTTGCACGAGCCGGTAGAGCTCGGGGGCTGTCAACTCGCGCGATTCTTGCGCAGGCTCGAATTCGACGAAGATCGATTCGCCATTGCGATGAGCTATGGCATCGAAATTACCCTTGCTATCGCGTACTCTGACCGTGAAGAGATAAACCGGCTTGGTCTCGCGCACCTCTTGTTGGAGCGAGGCCTCGCGCCGCGCACGCTCCTCAGACGGAAACACGTGCCCTATACGCTTGCCCAACAAGTCCTCGACGCGACTCCCCAGCACATCTTCGGCGTTGGCCGAGACGTGGGTGATCGTCAGGTCCGCGGCGCCGCAGACGATCAGCGCTCCATGGGGTTGAATGGCCCCAGGAATGTGGATGGGTTCACGATCGCAATTGGTCAGGTCGACAGGAGTTTCGGTCATGCGTGCAAACGATGGATCTCTTCATATTGGATAATTTCGATCGATTTCACGGCGATTGGCACTAATACTGCAAGTGCTGCGCCATGAAGAACGAGATTTCTTGCTTGGGAAAGGACTTTCCGGTGGATCTGCGCGAACGACTAAAAGCGGCTACACAGAAGCAGCACTTGGCGCTCGAGTCAGAATTGGATTTGTTGCGACCGGATCTGACTCTTGAAGGCCTGCGCCGCGTGCTGGAAAAATTCTACGGCTACTATCTGCCTTGTGAAAGAGAATTAGCCGGGCAACCGGACGAGTTGCAAGAAGTTTTTGCGGCGCGGTTCAAGACGCCGCAACTGGCGAGTGATTTGCGCTATTTGGGGCGTACCGATGCGTCGATTGCGGCGCTTCCCTTAGCGACACTTCAGCCTGCGACTTCGCTTACGCGAACTTTGGGGCGCTGGTACGTGATCGAGGGTTCGACGCTGGGCGGGCGTTTACTGAGTGAACGGTTCGAGAAAATGTTTGGCTTATCTCGGGGAAGGGGCGGTTCGTTCTTCAATTGTTACGGCGATCGCGTCGGCGCCATGTGGAAGGATTATTGCCGATTGCTGGAACAGCATGCATTCCCGAGCACCGATCCGGAAGTGATTCAAGCAGCCGAAGAGACGTTCGAGTCGCTTGGGGAGTGGCTGAAGTCGTCCGCCGAATGAGCGATATCGCAACCCTAACCGACAGGCTGGCAACTGAAAGCACCGATTTATGCCCTGCACGTTGTGCGGCGTTGATTACGCCAAGAGTGGTCCAATCGGCGTTCCCTCCGAGATGCGGTGCGGACGATCGGTGGCGTCGCGCAGCTCGAGATCGTGCGGGATTCCCAACAGGTGATAGAGCGTGGCCGCGATGTCGTCGGGCTTCGCAGGCTGGTCCTTGACGACGGCCGCGTGGCGATCGGTCGCGCCCACGATGTTGCCGCCGCGGATGCCGCCGCCGGCCCACAGCACACTGTAGGCTTGGCCCCAGTGGTCACGCCCGCCGCCGGCGTTGTTATTGATCTTGGGAGTGCGCCCCATTTCGCCCATGACGAGCACGAGGGTTTCTGCGAGCAGGCCGCGTTCGTCTAAGTCACTGATCAAGGCCGAGAGCGCCTGATCGAGCTCCGGCATCAGGTGCTGATCGTACAAACGAAAATGGTCGAAGTGCGTGTCCCAGATTTGAAATGCTGAGAGCCCAGTATTCTCGGGGTTCGAGACGGCGTTGGCCGTGACGAAGCGAACGCCGGCCTCGATCAGCCGGCGCGATAGAAGCAGCACTTGCCCCATTTCGCAGCGACCGTAGCGGTCGTGTATGGTCGCGGGCTCTTGGCTGACGTCGAAGGCCGCTTGCGTCGCGGGCGAGAGGATCACGTCGAGCGCCTCGGCCTGATAGGCGTTCCAGTTCGAACGCTCGGCTTCGGCACGCGCTGCGGCAAAGGCCTGGTCCATCTCGCCGAGCAAGCGCACGCGCCCTTGCATGCTCTCATGACTCACGCCGGCCGGCAGGCCCAGGCCATCAGGGATCGGCAGCTTGCCTTCCCACTTTGGCGAGCGGGCCATCATGCGATTCCGGACCGCGGGGAGCGGATCGTACCGGTTGCCCATCCATCCGCCGCCGGCGCTGGGGGTGGGAAAGCCCATGTCGAAGAGATAGGTGGGCGTCAGCACAAACGGCGGCATGCCGTGCAGCTTCGGCAACACTTTTGAAACGACTGAGCCGTATGTCGGATGATCGTGTGGAGTGGGACGGATGTTCGCGTCGCTGCCGGGCGAATGACCACTGAGAGCGTAGGCGGCGCTACTGTTGTGAGCGCTAAGTGGATGCGTGGCCGATCGCAAGATGCTGAAGCGATGCGCCTGCTGGGCGAGGAGCGGCAACTTTTCGGTAATGCGTATCCCTGGCACCGAGGTGTCGATCGGCCGGTAAGGGCCCCGAATGTCGGCCGGGGCGTCGGGCTTCATATCGAAAGTATCGAGCTGCGACGGTCCGCCATTGAGAAAGACGAAGATGCAATGTCGCGCCTTGGCCGTGGCGCTGGCGATCGCCCGCGAGCGCATTTGATCTGCCAGTGACAAACCCGCCCAAGATAGCGCGCCGAAGCGGAGCAATTCGCGTCGCGATAGCGTGCCGTGATTCATGACGCGGCCTTGGGCGTGCGGAAGGGGCGATTGTCGTTATACCCTCACCCTCTCCCGGAGGGAGAGGGGTTTTTGGGCGTCGATCGTTTTTGGAGGATCGAAGTCTGACCTTTGATCCTGCCCGATTTTAGGGCGACGTTCGGCGTAGCGTCAACATGCGCTTGTGGCCAGGTGGGGATCTCTCGAGCGCGAGGCTGCGGTTATCATCGCCGCGCTGTTGTTTCGTGCGTTACAGGGGTTAGGCTATGCCCCATGTCGTGCATTTTCGTCGCCGCCCGTTTGTTTTGATATCGTGGATGAATCTTATGAAAACATGGTGCTTATTCGTGATGCTTGCGTGTACTTCGTCTGTTTGTCGTGCCGCGGATCTACCTCGCAGCACGCCCGAGCAACAGGGAGTTTCGTCGGCCGAGGTGCTGTCGTTCTTGGAAGCGGTCGATCAGATCGACGCCATGAACAGCTTTATGCTAGTGCGGCATGGGCATGTGGTGGCCGAAGGATGGTGGACCCCGTACCGAGCCCAGGCGCGGCATTCGCTGTATTCGCTGAGCAAGAGCTTTACGTCCACGGCCGTGGGTTTGGCTGTCGCCGAAGGAAAACTGAGTGTCGACGATCCGGTGTTGAAGTTCTTTCCGGAAGATGCGCCGGCCGAACCGAGCAAATTCCTCGAGGCGATGCGCGTCCACGATTTGCTGCGGATGTCGACCGGGCATCAGATCGAGCCCGGGCGGAGCACGAAGGAAGCCTGGACGAAGACATTTCTCGCGCAGCCGGTTCCATTCCGGCCGGGGACGCATTTTCTGTACAACACCTCGGGCACGTACATGCAGTCCGCGATCGTGCAAAAAGTGACCGGGCAAACCGTGCTCGATTATTTGCAGACGCGTCTGTTCGCACCATTGGGAATCGAAGAGCCGACCTGGGAGACGAGTCCGCAGGGAATTTCGACCGGCGGCTATGGCCTGAGCATTCGCACCGAAGATATCGCGAAGTTCGGACAACTCTACCTGCAGAAGGGGATGTGGGGCGATAAGCAACTGGTGCCGGCTGCGTGGGTCGAAGCGGCGACCGCGCGGCAAACGTCGAATGGCAGCAATCCGGATAGCGATTGGGACCAAGGTTACGGCTACCAGTTCTGGCGCTGTCGAAATGGCGCCTATCGTGGCGATGGCGCGTTCGGGCAGTTTTGCGTCGTGCTGCCCGAGCAGGATGCCGTGGTCGCGATTACCAGTGGCGTGCGTGACATGCCCGGTGTGCTGCAAACGGTATGGGACAAATTGTTGCCTGCGCTGAAGTCGTCCGCGCTCCCCTCGGCCGAGGCTGCTTGCGAGAAGCTCGCAGGCAAGCTGAAGGCTTTGCAAGTACGCTTGCCGGAACGGAGTGGCGATGGCGTGGACATTGTGGGTAAGCGTTATGTGTTTCCGGCGACTGATAGCGACCAAAAGCTGGAGTCGCTCGCATTTGAGCGCGACGGATTGGCGGGGCCGGTGACGCTGGTGATGCGAATCGCTGGCGACGAACAGCGCATCGCGTGCGGGGATGGCCAGTGGCAAGAAGGCGAGGCCGCCTGGGGGCTGATGGCGAAGCAGCCGATCGCGGCAGCCGGCGCCTGGGCAGGGGACGTTTTCACCGCCAAGCTGTGCTTCTACCAGACGCCGTTTATCGTCACTCTGCGTTTGCGGCCCGAGGAAAAGAAACTGGCGTTCAACTCCGAGACGAATGTCGGCTTTACGCAAACCAAGCAGCGAGAAGTGGTGGGGGTCGCGGAATAGACGGCGCGAATAAACGTCGATTTCGCCGCGAACGGTGCCGATCGTGCGAGGCCAGTTCGGGCTGCGAGTGACAGGCTCGCCGCTTGAGAGCATGGCTCTTATGGCGACGATCGCGCCGTGATCGGAATTTTCTTTCCGCTCGAATCCCGGTAAGATGCCGACGTTGTCGGGCAGGTCAGCGCCGTCCCGTGGACGAGGAGGGCGGTCGACGATTTGTACGTCGTTGCTGGCGCGGTGCGGCACTAGATCTATGGGGTCGGCATTCGATGATTTCTGCCTCGCGTAGCCCAACAGACCAGGCGCTGCGCGTCGCCATGAATGGGGCGGCGCGCGACAATCTGGTGCCGCTCGCCGCGATGGCTGTGCCGATCTACATTTTGGCGGGCATCTTCCGCGTGCAGATGGTGGGATCGTTCCACGACACGATCGCGCACGCCGAGTTCGCATCGGCCATCGCGAGTGCCGTCCTGTTGTTCGCCACCGTACGGTGGCGTCTGTCCGGGGCGTGGGTGCATCCGCTGCTGTTCGCTTTTGGCCTCGTGGCTTGGGCGGATGGGATGGTGCAGCTCTACTTTTCCCATTCGCCGATGGACACGACGAACTTGGCGCTAATCATTACGGCCTCGGCGATCGTGTCGTTGTCGATCTGGACCTCGTCGCTGTTGTATGCGGTGATCTGGGCGGGCTGGTACTGGTGCGTGCTGAAATACCCGGGTGGGCAATGGTACCACTACGGCATGTTTTTGCTGTGGACGACCGGCATCGCCGCGGCCGTGCAAACGGCGCGAACCAAGCTCTTGCTGCGGTTGTTTCGTAGCGAGTCGCGACAGCGAGAATTGCTCGAAGAGCTGGTCGCCGAGCGCAATCGTGAGCTGGAGGAATCGCTTGAGCATTTGCGCCACGCCGAGCGGTTGGCATCGGTGGGAACTTTCGCCGCGGGAATTGCTCACGAGATCAACAACCCGGTGGGCATGATCCTGTTGTCGGCCGAACAAGCGCTTCATTACGCGAAGTCAAACAATGCGGACGACAAGGTGAGCCCGTTACTGCGCGATATCTCCGCCAATGCCAAGCGTTGCGGTCGAATCGTGAAGAACGTTTTGAGATTTGCCCGACATGACCCAGCCGAAAGAGCGCCGGCCGATGTCAACGTTATCATCCGGAACGCCGTTGAACTTGTTCATTCCTATGCCGCACAGCGGAATGCGTCGATCGATTTGATGCTGGATGTCAGGCTGCCGCCGGCCATGGTGAATCAGGTCGATATGGAGCAAGTATTCGTCAACCTGATTCAGAACGGTATCGAAGCGACAGGGGACGTTGCCCCGCGAATCACGATCACGACGTCGCAGACTGCGCAAGGGATACGCCTGACCGTATCCGATAACGGCGCCGGCGTGCGGCCTGAGGATCGGGCGCATATTTTCGATCCTTTCTTCACGACGCGGCAAGCACACGGCGGCACAGGTTTGGGGTTGAGCCTGGTGTACGGC
The sequence above is a segment of the Pirellulales bacterium genome. Coding sequences within it:
- a CDS encoding DUF1501 domain-containing protein, with amino-acid sequence MNHGTLSRRELLRFGALSWAGLSLADQMRSRAIASATAKARHCIFVFLNGGPSQLDTFDMKPDAPADIRGPYRPIDTSVPGIRITEKLPLLAQQAHRFSILRSATHPLSAHNSSAAYALSGHSPGSDANIRPTPHDHPTYGSVVSKVLPKLHGMPPFVLTPTYLFDMGFPTPSAGGGWMGNRYDPLPAVRNRMMARSPKWEGKLPIPDGLGLPAGVSHESMQGRVRLLGEMDQAFAAARAEAERSNWNAYQAEALDVILSPATQAAFDVSQEPATIHDRYGRCEMGQVLLLSRRLIEAGVRFVTANAVSNPENTGLSAFQIWDTHFDHFRLYDQHLMPELDQALSALISDLDERGLLAETLVLVMGEMGRTPKINNNAGGGRDHWGQAYSVLWAGGGIRGGNIVGATDRHAAVVKDQPAKPDDIAATLYHLLGIPHDLELRDATDRPHRISEGTPIGPLLA
- a CDS encoding serine hydrolase, translated to MKTWCLFVMLACTSSVCRAADLPRSTPEQQGVSSAEVLSFLEAVDQIDAMNSFMLVRHGHVVAEGWWTPYRAQARHSLYSLSKSFTSTAVGLAVAEGKLSVDDPVLKFFPEDAPAEPSKFLEAMRVHDLLRMSTGHQIEPGRSTKEAWTKTFLAQPVPFRPGTHFLYNTSGTYMQSAIVQKVTGQTVLDYLQTRLFAPLGIEEPTWETSPQGISTGGYGLSIRTEDIAKFGQLYLQKGMWGDKQLVPAAWVEAATARQTSNGSNPDSDWDQGYGYQFWRCRNGAYRGDGAFGQFCVVLPEQDAVVAITSGVRDMPGVLQTVWDKLLPALKSSALPSAEAACEKLAGKLKALQVRLPERSGDGVDIVGKRYVFPATDSDQKLESLAFERDGLAGPVTLVMRIAGDEQRIACGDGQWQEGEAAWGLMAKQPIAAAGAWAGDVFTAKLCFYQTPFIVTLRLRPEEKKLAFNSETNVGFTQTKQREVVGVAE
- a CDS encoding ATP-binding protein, giving the protein MISASRSPTDQALRVAMNGAARDNLVPLAAMAVPIYILAGIFRVQMVGSFHDTIAHAEFASAIASAVLLFATVRWRLSGAWVHPLLFAFGLVAWADGMVQLYFSHSPMDTTNLALIITASAIVSLSIWTSSLLYAVIWAGWYWCVLKYPGGQWYHYGMFLLWTTGIAAAVQTARTKLLLRLFRSESRQRELLEELVAERNRELEESLEHLRHAERLASVGTFAAGIAHEINNPVGMILLSAEQALHYAKSNNADDKVSPLLRDISANAKRCGRIVKNVLRFARHDPAERAPADVNVIIRNAVELVHSYAAQRNASIDLMLDVRLPPAMVNQVDMEQVFVNLIQNGIEATGDVAPRITITTSQTAQGIRLTVSDNGAGVRPEDRAHIFDPFFTTRQAHGGTGLGLSLVYGIVRDHGGSIRVGDAALGGTEMTIDIPQCVEID